In Treponema primitia ZAS-2, a genomic segment contains:
- a CDS encoding 4Fe-4S binding protein codes for MAYKISEECINCGSCESECPSEAISEKDNFRWIDPAKCADCGTCVDACPSDAISEA; via the coding sequence ATGGCGTACAAGATCAGTGAAGAGTGTATCAATTGCGGATCCTGCGAAAGTGAGTGCCCTTCGGAAGCTATTTCCGAAAAGGACAATTTCCGCTGGATCGACCCCGCCAAATGCGCGGACTGCGGCACCTGTGTTGATGCCTGTCCTTCCGATGCAATCTCCGAGGCTTAA
- a CDS encoding 1,4-alpha-glucan branching protein domain-containing protein: MSKPRVISILLNLHKPFVRHPEASQALEEQWFFETLSDTCLPLLELFDRLDAEHIPFRMALALSPTLCHLLRDELLLERYLQFVDRQIEFGVQELDRSSSDPELHRLALEFYDRAVDKRVLFTERYEGNILKIFDYYQRKGRLELLTTAATYAFLPLYTGYPEAIQAQMEVAIASHRILFGRTPHGFWLPELGWSPEIDRYLRSYNFSYTIVDSHSLLLGEPGASRGSFYPVSTPTGVFALARDFYARRELEGLQDPLYRDYYRDAGYDLPAESVKSFLEPSGARKATGYKYWAVGDKSKNKQLYDPALARERAREHARSFLDSRMSRLTAAGEHQDGIPLSLCAYDGDSFGRFWYEGPDFLEALFREGAKQEGLQFMTPVEYLYKQDALGFETMMPEFSSWGTNGYAEMWLDASNDWLYRHAIRSLDRMIELAERFPDDSGLKERALNQAAREILLVQSSDWPKMLYEQKNSAYARNQIETALRNFTTIYEALGSSYISTEWLTTLERRHNIFPTINYRVFRRKH; the protein is encoded by the coding sequence TTGAGTAAGCCCCGGGTCATTTCAATCCTTCTGAACCTTCATAAACCCTTTGTGCGGCATCCCGAAGCCAGTCAAGCCCTGGAGGAACAGTGGTTTTTTGAAACCCTCTCGGATACCTGTCTGCCCCTGTTGGAACTCTTTGACCGTTTGGATGCTGAACATATTCCCTTTAGAATGGCCTTAGCCTTGTCCCCCACCCTCTGTCATCTCCTGCGGGACGAGCTGCTCCTGGAACGGTACCTGCAATTCGTGGACCGGCAGATCGAATTTGGGGTTCAGGAACTGGATCGCAGCTCCTCTGATCCTGAATTGCACCGGCTGGCCTTGGAATTTTACGATAGGGCGGTGGATAAACGGGTTCTTTTTACTGAGCGCTATGAGGGGAATATCCTTAAGATTTTTGATTATTACCAGCGGAAAGGCCGCTTGGAGCTGCTTACCACCGCCGCTACCTACGCCTTTTTGCCCCTCTATACGGGCTACCCCGAGGCTATCCAAGCCCAGATGGAGGTGGCCATAGCCTCCCACCGCATACTATTTGGCCGTACTCCCCACGGATTCTGGCTGCCCGAACTGGGCTGGTCTCCGGAAATAGACCGATACCTGCGCTCTTATAATTTCAGCTATACCATTGTTGATTCCCACAGCCTCCTGCTTGGGGAACCCGGGGCATCCCGGGGAAGTTTTTACCCCGTAAGTACCCCTACCGGGGTATTTGCCCTGGCCAGGGATTTTTATGCCCGCCGGGAGTTGGAAGGGCTTCAGGATCCCCTTTACCGGGATTATTACCGGGATGCGGGATACGATCTTCCCGCCGAATCAGTAAAATCTTTTCTGGAACCCTCGGGCGCCCGGAAAGCGACGGGGTATAAATATTGGGCCGTGGGGGACAAATCCAAAAATAAACAGCTCTACGATCCTGCACTAGCCCGGGAACGGGCTAGGGAGCATGCCCGGAGCTTCCTGGACTCCCGCATGTCCCGGCTCACAGCCGCCGGGGAACATCAGGATGGGATACCCCTGAGCCTCTGCGCCTATGACGGGGATAGCTTCGGTCGTTTCTGGTACGAAGGGCCGGATTTCCTTGAAGCCCTGTTCAGGGAAGGCGCAAAGCAGGAGGGGCTTCAATTTATGACCCCTGTGGAATACCTCTACAAGCAGGATGCCCTAGGTTTCGAAACCATGATGCCGGAATTTTCATCCTGGGGAACCAACGGCTATGCCGAAATGTGGTTGGACGCCTCCAATGATTGGCTGTACCGCCATGCCATCCGTTCCCTGGATCGGATGATTGAGCTGGCGGAACGGTTTCCCGATGACTCGGGGCTAAAAGAGCGGGCCCTGAACCAGGCTGCCCGGGAAATACTCCTGGTTCAGAGCTCGGACTGGCCTAAAATGCTCTATGAACAGAAAAATTCCGCCTATGCCCGGAACCAGATTGAAACGGCGCTGCGGAATTTTACCACTATCTACGAAGCCTTAGGCAGCAGCTATATCAGCACCGAATGGCTAACCACCCTGGAACGGCGGCACAATATCTTCCCCACCATTAATTACCGGGTTTTCCGTCGCAAACACTGA
- a CDS encoding DUF4912 domain-containing protein, which yields MDELYADRSSLESLTTNELIKLADTHGIEIPPGLDRAIIIEELLEALSETEGGENTKAPVPLVERRQMASAPLPRQYNITFIEVLLRDPLWAFAFWEINAHDKEINEKAPDFGGYCLRVVPVTAAGKVPSTLPSESSFTIPVGPGDSAWYLGFPPEGGSFTVELCVMRGSGSYVLAVSRLFRLPKLPEIRYRESPAPLPLQRLSGIDDFPILRNTQRLSRLPKHSNAKGQ from the coding sequence ATGGATGAACTGTACGCTGACCGCTCTTCTCTAGAAAGTTTAACAACTAATGAATTGATCAAGCTTGCGGATACCCACGGGATTGAAATTCCCCCTGGCCTGGATCGGGCCATAATCATTGAGGAATTACTGGAGGCCCTCTCCGAAACCGAGGGCGGGGAAAATACAAAAGCCCCGGTTCCCCTGGTGGAAAGGCGTCAAATGGCTTCGGCGCCTCTTCCCAGGCAGTACAACATAACTTTTATCGAAGTGTTACTTCGGGATCCCCTGTGGGCTTTCGCCTTTTGGGAAATTAATGCCCACGATAAGGAAATCAATGAAAAAGCCCCGGATTTCGGGGGGTATTGCCTCAGGGTGGTTCCGGTAACAGCCGCCGGAAAAGTTCCGTCTACGCTTCCCTCAGAAAGTTCTTTTACCATTCCGGTAGGCCCCGGAGATTCAGCCTGGTACCTGGGCTTCCCCCCCGAGGGTGGGTCCTTTACGGTGGAACTCTGCGTTATGCGGGGGAGCGGATCCTATGTTTTAGCGGTCTCCCGGCTGTTCCGGCTGCCGAAGCTGCCGGAAATCCGGTACCGTGAATCCCCGGCGCCCCTGCCCTTGCAGCGTCTTTCAGGTATTGATGACTTTCCCATACTCCGCAATACCCAGCGATTATCCCGTCTGCCAAAACATTCCAATGCCAAGGGGCAGTAA
- a CDS encoding flavodoxin family protein, protein MKVIALNGSPHSGGTIYRGLEILTGELEKEGISIEHIHVGNKEIRGCIDCKKCRETGRCAFDNDLVNQCRDKLIQADGLILGSPVYYGGVAGTFKSFLDRLFFPHADLRYKVGATVVSLRRSGGIAVFHQLNNYLNLAQMIITPTFYWDVIHGNSPEELEQDGEGMQIMRVTGRNMAWLLKALEAGKKAVSPPEPEKRIMTNFIH, encoded by the coding sequence ATGAAAGTAATCGCGTTAAATGGAAGCCCCCATTCCGGGGGGACCATATACCGGGGCCTGGAGATTCTCACCGGGGAACTGGAGAAAGAAGGGATCTCCATAGAGCATATCCATGTGGGGAACAAGGAAATAAGGGGCTGCATAGACTGTAAGAAGTGCCGGGAGACCGGGAGATGCGCCTTTGACAATGACCTGGTAAACCAATGCCGGGATAAGCTGATCCAGGCCGACGGGCTCATCCTGGGTTCCCCGGTTTACTACGGCGGGGTGGCCGGGACCTTTAAGTCCTTTCTGGACCGGCTTTTCTTCCCCCACGCGGATCTACGCTATAAGGTCGGGGCAACCGTGGTTTCCCTCAGGCGCAGCGGGGGCATAGCGGTGTTTCACCAGCTCAACAACTACCTGAACCTGGCCCAGATGATCATCACCCCCACCTTTTACTGGGATGTAATCCACGGGAACAGCCCGGAAGAACTGGAGCAGGATGGGGAGGGGATGCAGATCATGCGGGTAACCGGAAGAAACATGGCCTGGCTCCTCAAAGCCCTGGAAGCAGGAAAAAAAGCCGTAAGTCCCCCGGAGCCGGAAAAACGGATTATGACTAATTTTATACATTAG
- a CDS encoding SpoIIE family protein phosphatase translates to MVAALPVYGDGDPGADRLNPATARIFENPQPDQSARILTELEQAGTGKIGNFPRPWKPSWTGQGNWHYPFDMTLWIVIGIAILCGIGMVASIRGIASVLADEAAIRLETMALITGDLMPGEKNKRLKKIKRKGMGLRLKLASFTIALVLAVVVIVANPLYVLMTRTQEETLLQGLWDRSTVLMEGLASNARAHLSSRNILEMALLPDQISSVPETNYVTISGFSPGGTIFDDHIWATNDPDIKSKINTADFQPGVSLITDVLTPKLAAFTSEMDDSALKAVGNIHYSITSLIEEERFLAPRTDTASLRHIQDIQVSVRELEIRLAERLTEVARDIRSEPHFSTKHVDRSKGTTFIFYRAILFRQGAENVYFRGLIRLEVSIDSIIAQIAEGKRSLLRIIQVVALTAILIGILGAFTLATLIIRPIKKLLAHVERIRDTDDKAKLAGVDIDIKTHDEIAVLGNTINDMTHGLVNAALASQDLTIGKEVQKKFIPLEIDHEGNKLSSGFKDTRNVQFFGYYEGAQGVSGDYFDYQDLDGRYFAIIKCDVAGKGIPAALIMIQVATMFLNYCKQWKPTEKGFHIEEVVYQINGFIETLAFKGRFAAFTLALFDSETGIIRFCNAGDNIIHIYDASAKKMKTITLPQTPATGVLPNFVVESKGGYTVQTLTIGRGDMLLLYTDGIEEAKRKFRDASFKEILCTEGPNDSPHTNHVSGQGNEALGADRVEAIINAVMNRELYTLSKYHTGEGEGVLQFDFSSCKGTVEETIMALVSVEKMFRLYKSPQADENSRIPVDKKVDSFLKLHFRQYRNYCSQTRENPGNDAYMYYTHVQEDEQYDDLTIVGIYRK, encoded by the coding sequence TTGGTAGCGGCTTTACCTGTCTATGGTGACGGCGATCCTGGGGCGGACAGGCTGAATCCTGCCACAGCCAGGATTTTCGAAAACCCCCAGCCCGACCAATCCGCCCGGATACTGACGGAGCTTGAGCAGGCCGGGACCGGCAAAATCGGGAATTTCCCCCGGCCCTGGAAACCATCCTGGACCGGACAGGGTAATTGGCACTACCCTTTTGATATGACCCTCTGGATTGTTATTGGAATAGCGATACTGTGCGGAATAGGCATGGTGGCCTCCATACGGGGCATAGCCTCGGTGTTGGCGGACGAGGCAGCGATACGGCTTGAGACCATGGCCCTTATTACAGGAGACCTTATGCCCGGAGAAAAAAACAAACGGCTGAAAAAAATCAAAAGAAAGGGCATGGGCCTGCGGCTTAAGCTGGCTTCCTTTACCATAGCCCTGGTGCTTGCGGTGGTGGTCATTGTGGCGAACCCGTTGTATGTGCTCATGACCAGAACCCAGGAAGAAACCCTTCTCCAGGGCCTCTGGGACCGTTCCACCGTACTAATGGAAGGCCTCGCTTCCAATGCCCGGGCCCATCTTTCCTCCAGGAATATCCTGGAAATGGCGCTGCTCCCGGACCAAATCTCCTCAGTTCCCGAAACCAACTATGTGACCATCTCAGGCTTCAGTCCCGGGGGAACCATTTTTGATGACCATATCTGGGCGACCAATGATCCTGACATTAAGAGCAAGATCAACACCGCCGATTTCCAGCCCGGAGTTTCCCTTATCACCGATGTCCTTACCCCCAAACTGGCGGCATTTACCAGTGAAATGGACGATTCAGCCCTGAAAGCGGTGGGGAATATTCATTACAGTATAACCAGTCTGATCGAGGAAGAGCGCTTTCTGGCCCCCCGTACCGACACCGCAAGCCTCCGCCATATCCAGGACATTCAGGTCAGCGTCAGGGAACTGGAAATCCGCCTGGCCGAACGGCTCACCGAAGTTGCCCGGGATATCCGCTCGGAACCCCATTTCTCCACCAAACACGTTGACCGGTCAAAGGGGACCACCTTTATCTTCTACAGGGCAATCCTGTTCCGCCAGGGTGCGGAAAACGTGTATTTCCGGGGCCTCATCCGGCTGGAAGTTTCCATTGATTCCATCATCGCCCAGATCGCAGAGGGCAAGCGCTCCCTGCTCAGGATCATCCAGGTGGTCGCCCTTACGGCGATCCTCATCGGCATCCTGGGGGCCTTCACCCTGGCAACCCTGATCATCCGGCCCATCAAAAAACTGCTCGCCCATGTGGAGCGGATCAGGGATACAGATGACAAGGCCAAACTCGCCGGGGTTGATATAGACATAAAAACCCATGACGAAATCGCCGTTTTGGGAAACACCATCAATGACATGACCCACGGCCTGGTCAATGCCGCCCTGGCCTCCCAGGACCTGACCATCGGTAAGGAAGTGCAGAAAAAGTTCATCCCCCTGGAAATTGACCATGAGGGGAACAAACTCAGCTCGGGCTTTAAGGATACCAGAAATGTTCAGTTCTTCGGTTACTACGAAGGGGCCCAGGGAGTGTCCGGGGACTATTTTGATTACCAGGATCTGGACGGCCGCTATTTTGCCATCATCAAATGCGATGTGGCCGGCAAGGGAATCCCCGCAGCGCTGATCATGATCCAGGTAGCCACCATGTTCCTCAATTACTGTAAGCAATGGAAACCCACTGAAAAGGGTTTCCACATAGAGGAAGTAGTGTACCAGATCAACGGCTTTATCGAAACCTTGGCCTTTAAGGGCCGTTTTGCCGCCTTTACCCTGGCCCTGTTCGATTCCGAAACCGGAATCATCCGCTTCTGCAATGCCGGGGACAATATCATTCACATCTACGATGCGTCGGCAAAGAAAATGAAAACTATTACCCTTCCCCAGACCCCCGCCACCGGGGTACTTCCCAACTTCGTTGTGGAATCCAAGGGTGGTTATACGGTACAAACCCTGACAATAGGCCGGGGTGATATGCTCCTGCTCTACACCGATGGTATTGAGGAGGCTAAACGCAAATTCCGGGACGCAAGCTTCAAGGAAATACTCTGCACCGAAGGACCCAATGACAGCCCCCACACAAACCATGTCTCAGGCCAGGGCAACGAAGCGCTGGGCGCCGACCGTGTGGAAGCCATCATCAATGCGGTGATGAACAGGGAGCTCTACACCCTCTCCAAATACCACACTGGCGAGGGTGAAGGGGTACTACAGTTCGACTTCTCCAGCTGCAAAGGTACGGTTGAAGAAACCATCATGGCCCTGGTCTCGGTAGAAAAAATGTTCCGCCTGTACAAGTCCCCCCAGGCTGATGAAAATTCCCGAATCCCGGTGGATAAAAAGGTAGACAGTTTTCTGAAACTTCACTTCCGCCAGTACCGTAACTACTGCTCCCAGACCAGGGAAAACCCGGGCAATGATGCGTACATGTACTATACCCATGTCCAGGAGGATGAGCAGTACGATGATCTGACCATTGTTGGTATATACCGGAAATAA
- a CDS encoding MFS transporter — translation MHLVFPYFTTFVVYAVITPYLPILIRGQGYSPTMVGILLGIFEGAGIAGPFFFGYFADKMGQYKPGLILVYVLLIAAGIPLALVHQPLISALLIAVLGMGFRSTTPLLDAVATINLGKTGNYGKIRAVGSLSFIVMVLFLQLSLFLPVDTPVNIGIWIVLSSVLALFSMIIIPGKYTGASKSGTPTPQGTALGRKTGLPLLAAGLLIIALNRLAMAPVNGFLSLYVTESLHWNAVGLVWALATLAELPFMFISNRFIRRFGALPLLAVTTAAVGIRLGIYVLFPTKGGIIVAQLLHSFCYGIFHPAAVAFIASCVPPERRALGMSLYLSLGTGLPTLVGNILGGIIVEHLGYRALFGSFISFAVLALILYCFIHLKIRRSVAGNS, via the coding sequence ATGCATCTGGTTTTTCCCTATTTTACCACCTTCGTTGTCTACGCAGTTATTACCCCCTATCTGCCCATCTTGATACGGGGCCAGGGGTACAGCCCCACCATGGTAGGCATTTTGCTGGGCATCTTTGAAGGCGCCGGAATTGCGGGGCCCTTTTTCTTCGGATACTTCGCCGATAAGATGGGGCAGTACAAGCCGGGCCTCATCCTGGTCTATGTCCTTTTGATAGCAGCGGGAATACCCCTGGCCCTGGTTCATCAGCCCTTGATCAGCGCCCTCCTGATCGCGGTCCTGGGCATGGGGTTCCGTTCAACCACCCCCCTTTTGGACGCCGTGGCTACCATCAATCTGGGAAAAACGGGGAACTATGGCAAAATCAGGGCCGTGGGCTCCCTAAGTTTTATTGTGATGGTCCTTTTTCTCCAGCTGAGCCTCTTTCTTCCGGTGGATACTCCGGTCAATATCGGAATATGGATAGTCCTTTCCTCGGTCTTGGCCCTGTTTTCCATGATCATCATCCCCGGAAAGTACACCGGGGCCAGCAAGTCCGGAACGCCTACTCCGCAGGGGACCGCCTTAGGCCGCAAAACCGGCTTACCCCTGCTTGCGGCAGGGTTGCTCATCATTGCCCTGAACCGCCTGGCCATGGCCCCGGTAAACGGGTTTTTGTCCCTCTATGTGACAGAATCCCTGCACTGGAATGCCGTGGGCCTGGTGTGGGCCCTGGCAACCCTGGCGGAGCTTCCTTTTATGTTCATTTCCAACCGCTTTATCCGCCGTTTCGGCGCCCTTCCCCTGCTGGCAGTCACCACCGCCGCAGTGGGGATCCGGCTGGGTATCTATGTCCTGTTCCCGACCAAGGGGGGCATCATTGTTGCCCAGTTGCTTCACTCTTTCTGCTATGGTATTTTTCATCCTGCGGCGGTGGCCTTTATCGCAAGCTGCGTGCCCCCGGAACGCCGGGCCCTGGGGATGTCCCTGTACCTTTCCCTGGGAACCGGACTCCCCACCCTGGTGGGCAATATCTTAGGCGGTATAATCGTGGAACACCTGGGGTACCGGGCTCTGTTCGGGTCATTTATTTCCTTTGCAGTGCTGGCCCTGATTCTGTATTGCTTTATTCACCTTAAGATCCGGCGCTCCGTGGCCGGCAATTCTTAA
- a CDS encoding M15 family metallopeptidase — protein MFLLVMLCSCSRAASQASAENTAGSAGRNSAALGGDTAGTGQAGGEEELVFFDKLQRALSDALIPGDLSRRVLAAATEGPDFILDLLACMEGDPFLRRLVDKTHPLPDHYEPADLEELRGGAYQINRRSLMLRREAARALETMAAAAQVDGAILLASSSYRSYDYQEELYARYVREDGQEAADRFSARPGYSQHQTGLVVDFGSIDDSFAETRSGRWILTNGSRYGWSLSFPQGYEAVTGYVWESWHYRYVGPELAFFIDTYFDGIQQYALQFIHEWENSQ, from the coding sequence GTGTTCCTGTTAGTAATGCTGTGTTCCTGTTCTCGGGCTGCTTCACAGGCATCCGCTGAAAACACGGCGGGCTCTGCCGGCAGAAACAGTGCCGCCCTTGGCGGGGATACTGCCGGAACCGGTCAGGCTGGCGGGGAGGAGGAACTGGTTTTTTTTGACAAACTCCAGCGAGCCCTGTCGGATGCATTGATTCCCGGGGATCTTTCCCGGCGTGTCCTGGCCGCCGCAACGGAGGGCCCGGATTTTATCCTGGACCTTTTAGCCTGTATGGAAGGGGACCCCTTTCTCCGCCGCCTGGTGGACAAGACCCACCCCCTGCCGGACCACTATGAGCCTGCGGACCTTGAGGAGCTTAGGGGGGGCGCCTACCAGATAAACCGCCGGAGCCTCATGCTCCGCCGGGAAGCCGCCCGGGCCCTGGAAACCATGGCCGCCGCTGCCCAGGTCGATGGAGCGATACTCCTGGCTTCCTCAAGCTACCGGTCCTACGATTACCAGGAAGAGTTATATGCCCGGTATGTCCGGGAAGACGGTCAGGAGGCGGCAGACCGCTTTTCCGCCCGGCCTGGCTACAGCCAGCACCAGACCGGCCTGGTGGTAGACTTTGGCTCCATCGACGACAGTTTTGCTGAAACCCGCTCTGGTCGCTGGATCCTGACAAACGGCAGCCGTTATGGCTGGTCCCTGTCCTTCCCCCAGGGCTACGAGGCGGTCACAGGCTATGTTTGGGAAAGCTGGCACTACCGCTATGTGGGGCCGGAACTGGCTTTTTTTATCGACACCTATTTTGACGGGATACAGCAGTACGCATTGCAGTTTATCCATGAGTGGGAGAATAGCCAGTAG
- a CDS encoding valine--tRNA ligase, whose protein sequence is MKAVELAKAYDPKTFEDRIYAKWQEEGSFKPKLGGQGYFTVVIPPPNVTGVLHLGHGLNNSLQDIVVRFHRMLGEATLWVPGTDHAGIATQNVVERRLKAKGLSRHDLGREKFVEETWKVKQEHHAIISRQLERIGASVDWSRERFTLDEGLSKAVREVFVTLYERDLLYKGNYLVNWCPSCGTALSDDEVDHEDTPGKMYHLRYPRIDGKGFVELATTRPETLLGDTAVAVHPEDDRYKDLVGQKVALPLTDRELPVVADTYVDKEFGTGVVKITPAHDPNDWELSKRHGLPVINILTPDGKLNDDVPPKYRGMTVKQAREAVLEDLKAGGFYIKEEDITHAVGHCYRCHTVIEPFLSEQWFVRMKPLAEKALASWRRGEVVFYPRKWENTYQHWLENIRDWCVSRQLWWGHRIPAWHCADCGKTAVSRTDLSSCPHCGSTNIEQDPDVLDTWFSSWLWPFSTLGWPEDTADLKNFYPTTALVTAYDIIFFWVARMIMAGLEFTGKAPFRDIYIHGLVRDKQGRKMSKSLGNGLDPLELVDEYGADAFKFTLAFMCAQGQDLLVDKESFKLGSKFANKIWNACRYILMNLEGRNLVTDPMLRPVDKWIYSRLNGAAAAMREAFLSYRYNDAAQKAYEFFWNDFCDWYVEATKLSLKSEDDHEKDRATTVLLDVLGESIKLLHPLLPFVTEEIYGKLNAAKGDGVSTGSNTELLTTASYPAFSEKRNDPKAEEDFAFLQELVTLVRTLRSECTISPEKKVRVLVRLGGAKGKILGENTDLVKLLGGIGNLEIAVAEGDDPGTSHGTERPRGSIAVVGVGFEAFVFIAEAADLAQLKQKFTRDIEKDRKFIASLESKLGNENFLKNAPPELVAGEKLKLREAQQRMGKLEVYIRDMA, encoded by the coding sequence ATGAAGGCAGTTGAACTGGCAAAAGCCTATGATCCTAAAACCTTTGAAGATCGGATCTATGCAAAGTGGCAGGAGGAAGGCTCCTTTAAGCCCAAGTTAGGGGGGCAGGGGTATTTTACGGTGGTTATCCCGCCTCCCAATGTCACCGGGGTCCTTCATCTGGGGCATGGGCTGAACAATTCCCTCCAGGATATCGTAGTTCGTTTTCACCGTATGCTGGGGGAGGCTACCCTGTGGGTGCCGGGCACGGATCATGCGGGGATTGCCACCCAGAATGTCGTAGAAAGGCGGCTCAAAGCGAAAGGGCTGAGCCGGCATGACCTGGGACGGGAAAAATTTGTTGAGGAAACCTGGAAGGTTAAGCAGGAACACCATGCCATCATCTCTCGGCAGCTTGAGCGTATAGGGGCCAGTGTGGATTGGTCCCGGGAACGCTTTACCCTGGATGAGGGGCTTTCCAAGGCGGTCCGGGAGGTCTTCGTCACCCTCTATGAGCGGGATCTGCTCTATAAGGGCAATTACCTGGTGAACTGGTGTCCCTCCTGCGGGACCGCCCTTTCTGACGACGAGGTGGATCACGAGGATACCCCGGGAAAAATGTACCACCTGCGCTACCCCCGGATTGACGGCAAGGGCTTTGTGGAGCTGGCCACCACCAGGCCGGAGACTTTGCTGGGGGATACTGCTGTTGCAGTCCACCCGGAAGATGACCGGTACAAGGACCTGGTGGGGCAGAAGGTCGCTCTCCCCCTGACTGACCGGGAACTCCCGGTGGTGGCGGATACCTATGTGGACAAGGAATTTGGTACCGGGGTGGTGAAGATCACCCCCGCCCATGATCCCAATGACTGGGAGCTTTCCAAAAGGCACGGGCTTCCGGTGATCAACATCCTTACCCCGGATGGGAAACTCAACGACGATGTTCCGCCCAAGTACCGGGGTATGACCGTAAAGCAAGCCCGGGAAGCAGTCTTGGAGGACCTTAAGGCCGGAGGCTTCTATATTAAGGAAGAAGATATCACCCATGCGGTGGGACACTGTTACCGCTGCCATACGGTGATCGAGCCTTTCCTTTCGGAACAGTGGTTTGTGCGGATGAAGCCCCTGGCGGAAAAGGCCCTAGCAAGCTGGCGCCGGGGGGAGGTCGTTTTTTATCCCCGGAAATGGGAAAACACCTACCAGCACTGGCTGGAAAATATTCGGGACTGGTGCGTGAGCCGTCAACTTTGGTGGGGGCACCGTATACCCGCCTGGCACTGCGCTGACTGTGGAAAAACCGCGGTTTCCCGGACCGATTTATCGTCCTGTCCCCATTGCGGGAGCACCAATATTGAGCAGGACCCGGATGTGCTGGATACCTGGTTCTCCAGCTGGCTCTGGCCCTTCAGCACCTTAGGATGGCCTGAGGACACTGCTGATCTGAAAAACTTTTATCCAACAACCGCATTGGTAACCGCCTACGATATTATCTTTTTCTGGGTTGCCCGGATGATCATGGCGGGGCTTGAGTTTACCGGGAAGGCCCCTTTCCGGGATATCTATATCCACGGACTGGTCCGGGACAAACAGGGCCGGAAGATGAGCAAGAGCCTGGGGAACGGCCTGGACCCCCTGGAATTGGTGGACGAATACGGTGCGGATGCTTTCAAATTTACCCTGGCCTTTATGTGCGCCCAGGGTCAGGACCTGCTGGTGGATAAGGAGTCCTTCAAACTGGGTTCCAAATTTGCCAACAAGATCTGGAATGCCTGCCGTTACATACTGATGAATCTGGAAGGCCGGAACCTGGTTACAGACCCAATGCTCCGGCCGGTGGACAAATGGATCTACTCCCGGCTTAACGGGGCTGCGGCAGCCATGCGGGAGGCCTTCCTCTCCTACCGCTATAACGATGCCGCACAGAAAGCCTACGAATTCTTCTGGAACGATTTCTGCGACTGGTATGTGGAAGCCACCAAGCTTTCCCTTAAAAGCGAAGATGACCATGAAAAGGACCGGGCTACTACGGTGCTCCTGGATGTGCTGGGGGAGTCGATCAAGCTGCTCCACCCCCTGCTGCCCTTTGTTACCGAGGAAATCTACGGCAAACTCAATGCTGCAAAAGGTGATGGTGTTTCCACCGGGAGCAATACAGAACTTCTAACTACCGCTTCCTATCCTGCTTTTTCTGAAAAGCGGAATGACCCCAAGGCTGAGGAGGATTTTGCTTTCCTTCAGGAATTAGTCACCCTGGTCAGGACCCTCCGCAGCGAATGTACGATTAGCCCGGAGAAAAAAGTGCGGGTCCTAGTACGGCTGGGGGGCGCTAAGGGAAAAATTCTTGGGGAAAACACCGATCTGGTAAAGCTTCTGGGGGGAATAGGAAACCTGGAAATAGCCGTGGCGGAAGGGGATGATCCCGGTACTTCCCACGGTACCGAGAGGCCCCGGGGTTCCATAGCCGTTGTGGGTGTCGGATTTGAGGCCTTTGTGTTTATCGCAGAAGCAGCCGACCTGGCCCAGCTTAAACAGAAATTTACCAGAGATATCGAAAAGGATCGCAAGTTTATTGCTTCCCTGGAATCGAAGCTGGGTAATGAAAATTTTTTGAAGAACGCGCCGCCTGAACTGGTGGCTGGGGAAAAACTCAAGCTCCGGGAGGCCCAGCAGCGTATGGGCAAACTGGAAGTCTATATTCGTGATATGGCGTAA